ATGGCACACAAAAGGTTTTGTTATGTTTGTCTGCCCACAACCCAGCCAACACACCAGACTCACTGTCCATACGCTTTAATTTTTTGGCTCCCATCACTTTATATATATGCCATGTCATGTGTTTCATCAATCTCTATGGACTTTTTACACTAGATTAATTAATGGAATTCTTGTTAGCTTGCTTTGTTTCAAATAATTAAGTAGAGTAGGAATACCTTTAAACCTTGAATCTATGTACTAGCTACTCAAATATGTGAACTGTAAAGACTTACTAGACTAGGATAGACTTTAATTATGTTGACACTTGATTCGTGATAAGTGGAGTAGTAGGTTAGCTCCCAGTCAGATATATCCATGACACCTATATAGCAAACCTGCTTCCGCACCCTAATTGAGCCACACCGAACCAACCCCCATAAtattaagagagagagagagattattcaACTTTGCCACCAATGAGCTTCACTTGAATTTACATTGACAAACAAAATCACTTGAAATTTATGCTCTAATTTACCTGACATGACTCGAAAAAAcaatatccccccccccccccaaaattaACTCTAAGCTAGTTGGTTGGACATCTTATAGTATAACAAATTAAAGATGTTACAAAAGAGGGGTGGACTGGACCTGACCCCTAGGCCCAAGGCTACATAAAAGTATATTCTAACTTCGCCTCCTAGTATATATTCTAGCTTACTAAAAATTTGCCTTATTAATCTTCTGCTAAAGCTTGGCAACTGCCACTGATCAAGTTGGTAAGGCCCTTTGGAACCTCTAGGCAGCTGTTGAAATGTGTAATAGATGTTAGCCTTATGTAAGTATTGAGTAATAGTAAGATCATTTTGCTTCAAGTTTTGGAATTGCATGTTAAGATTGAGAATCATTGTGTTAGAAGGGAAAGATAAACAGCTTCAAGGGCATCCCAAACTCCTTTCGATGAGTTTAATTAGGCAATGGCTATTGAAAATGTTTCTTCAGAAAGAGATGAGAATAGAACACTCAAGATCATTTGATCAGGTTGTATATATTGAATGTAAGCTGCATTTTGTTTGTTGACATTTGTACCTTCAATTGAAATTTGAGATGGTGGACATGAAAGGCTTTCATCAACTTAGCTATATATGGACATTTTATCACAAAGGAAAGGTGGTAGTACGCCAAAATAAATATTTTGCGGCTGCTAACTTGATTTAGATAACTGTGAAGCTTCTAATGGAGGTACTGGGTGATTAGCAAGAAATCAACAAGGACAAAGCGTTTTCCTCGCTAAAAACTTCAGAGATAATAgaactaacaaaaataaaaattagaagaTGGACTGGGTTTAGGTAAGTCTAGTTTCCTTTCACATACTTAGGATGCCCTAGCTATATTGGAATAAAAAGGTATACCATTTCATAGACCTTGCCACAAAAGTGCGGGCGTTGGCAAGGAGCTTTTCTCTTTTGCGGGAAGAGTAATAATATGATCGAGCATATAATATCTCAAGTCCaaaaaagtattggggagagtAAGTCAGGACATGGTACACACATGCtccagcttaccgaggacatgatcGTTGATAGAAAGGTGTGAAGATCGAGAACTAGGGTAGAAGGGTAGTAGATAGTTTCACGTTTATTCTTTTCTTACATTAGTATCAATAGTATTCTCTTACTTTATTATACTTAGATCTTTATTACTATCGATTGTTTCTTTTGCTTCAgagttcttattattttattgctATTGGTACTGCTTCTTTTTCATAGTTTCTCCACTACTGTATTTCTTTTCAATAATATTATGACTATGCTTTTTCTGAGCCGATAGTCAGTCGAAAATAGTCTCTCTTTCTTCACAAGATAGGGATAAGGCTGCGCACACATTTCCCTTCCTACACCCCATTTGGGAGATCACACTGGGTCTAGTGGAATAGCCAATTTACAAGTCCTTCAAATTACCCCATCTAAAGTATTGAGAATTATGGAAAGCCGGATGTGCCTAGTACATAAATATGGTAATTAAGAACTTAATTTCTATTTTTAGAATCTATCAACAAATTTTATTTCAGGTTAAAATCTCTATGGGAGATAAGTAAAACAATATGGATTGGAATGAACCTGGAATATAGTGTCTGTCAAGTGGCCGAATCCTACAAGACTAAACTGAGAAGTGTCATGGTCAAATGGGAAAAACCAGAAGAAAACTCATGGAAACTCAACACATATGGAAGCTTCATGGATAACCAAGGTAGAACAGACGCTGGTGGTGTTGTTAGAAATAGAATTGGGCACATGGTCATGGCTTTTGCCAACCCATTCCAATTCTTGACTAACAATTGCTCTGAAGTCCAAGCTGCCCTACAAGGATTCTTTGATGCTATGATCAGAATTGTCAATCTCAACTTGGAACTAGACTCACTCTTAGTAGTCAATATGATCCTCGGAATTTACAAGATCCCATGAAAGTTGCAATATGACATTGCTCAAATACAACACAAAGTCCAATAGAATAGTATCAAGCACTGCAAGGGAATGGAGTTGCGATTTATTATCTAAACTCGCAACTACCCTCACAGAAAAGAGAGCTTCTTGACGGAGAGTGATGACCTTCCTAATGAAGTGAGAGGAGCTCTTAGAATGAATAGGATGCAAATCCCAGCCTTTATAATAAGGGAAAGAAAGCATTCAGGATGATTTATTGAACCTCCATTGTCCCCTAATTGAAGAGCTATTGGTGTTCTAACTAGTCCCTATCCTTAGTAGCTCTTCACTTCTTTTGAATCATGTGCTTGCACGTTGTAGCTTTGGCATTAGACCAAAAAAACAGTAGCATTTTGATAATGTCTCTCTTATGGGAGGTATTGATTCTATGTCCTCCTCCTCAGTAGGTAGGGATCAATGTCAAATCCTCCACCACCAGAGAAGGTGGAAGCCTGGGTGGAtggattaagaaaaaaaaagatgaagtAGTGAGCATGATTGAGTGTTGTGGGTGAGGAAGAAGGGAGAGGATTGAATTGTGACTACGGAAATGAAGGCGGAGAAGAATCCGACATGGCTCTAATACCATGTAAACCACATATTATGTGTACACGGCTGAatgtgtatgtgtgtatatatatatacacacaaaatTGGGTTTCAAGCTAAGGGATAAGAGTGAATAGTTAGATAAGGACACAAAGTAGTATCTATTCTAGCCTATTCATTTTCCTTAGGATCGTCAGTTGAATATGACTGAGATGGGTATGCTTCAATACTCTTTGACAAAATAAAGCTCCTATAAGTGTCACCGAATGCAGACACCACTTCTGTGTATTATTTCATATAATCACAAGAGTGATAAAATATGAACTGGATGCTTACTTTTTATTTAGACTTAGCATCATTTTCAGTCTTATAAATGCATGGAAACTCTTTTTATCTCCCTCTAACAAAGTGCTGCGGCATATATGCTTTTTGGCAGAGTAATGAATCATCGAAAGTCAGACAGCAACTTGAGAAGAGAAAGGGTAGCTGCTGACTGCTGACAGGAAGAAGCTACTGAAAGTATGGAACAGTGACATTGACCGCAGTTAAACACGAACAACGAAGCAGCGATAAGAACATAACTTCCAATGGCAATAGagtccaaaattaattcatatTTCACAAGGAAGAAATTAACCTCAACTTTTTTCAGTTCCTTGCATCACCATCATCGTTCATCAGCCTGAAATGAGGCTGATGCTGCACCTTATAACTTACAAATACTGGTGAAAACAAATCACGAAAGACGACGTTAGATATCAAGTTTCAACCAAGAAGACGAAACAGAAGAAGTTGATCAAGTGAAAAAAAGCGCACATATACATAAAACAAGGCTCCTTTTCTTTGTCCTACTTCATTGATCGATCAAGTAACTCAACGAAAACTGTGGCATGACTACAGTTTGGTGATCGAACCCTGCCCTGCGCTTGGAAAATCAAACATAAAATAACCAGCATTTTTAGGATCTAGCTATAATATTGGGCAAAGTATTTCATCATCTCGATTAACTAGAAATATACACAAATTGAACCTGAAAATAGTAATCTTTCTATCTCAAAGACTTCCCATTAACATTGAATGAGCTTTGGTATGACACTGTGTCAAAATGAAGTAACGTCCAATGTGCTTTTTTTGTCCTCCTTTGCCAATATTATGACGAAGGGTGATGCACCGATCAGGAACACCTAGCAGATTAATTCTCTTCAATTCTCTATGTCTTTTAATGTATCTTTCTTGTAATTTGAATGGGCTTTGGTATGGTAGCTTGAAATGCTGATGGATCAAATATCCAAATCCAAGGACATGGATGCCTTGCCTTTGTCAGACGATTCTTCATCAGAGGGTACTACTTGGAGTGGGCTGTTAAAATTCCTTAATTGAAGAAAAGGGGTTGAAGACGTTgataatgaagaagaaaaatggggaGCGTTAGAATAAGTTGTTGGGATAGTCGAGGATGAAAACATGTCAGAGTGATCCATGGGGCAATCCATATTCACTCCGAATAGCCTGAGTCGCTTTGCTGCCACCTTACCTTGAACCACCGGCACCGAGTTGAACACCATTGGCTCACCCCCACTACTTCCACCAACACTACTACAACCTCTTTGCATTTGCATtatttcaagctcatgttgtgaTATTAATTGGGAAGCAGTGGCTCCCGATCTGGCATAATTTCCTGACCCGCCCGCACAAGGGTTTGCATTTACCACTGTGGCATTAGTGCTAATGCTACTATTGTTGAAACAAGTGTTGTAGTAAGCTGGACTAGTATTACCAATTCCATAGATGTAGCTATGCGGATAATGATGAGACTGTTGTTGTTGAGCGATATTGCTGCCTGCTTCCAGCAGCAAATTATGGGAATATTGTGAATGAGGATGTTGTTGTGTAAACGATGGTGCCGGCGGACCCCTTTGTAAGAAGAGGCGCCCATGATTCCAATTAGAGAAGTGGTGCGGCACCATAAAGGGATTCATGTCCGGGGCATCAGGACGGCGGCGCCAGTCGATGAAGAGACGATGCTTGACCAATTCACCAGCTCCGCGCTGAAATGAGACAATATCCCCAGCGTCGAGCTTCTTCTCCTTGACAAAGCGGCTCCAACCTTTAGTCATGACATAGCTTTGGCTGCTATTCCAGTAGGAATACCTGAATCTCCATGGCTTCCCATTTCTGTCTTCGAAATTCAACAGAAGTCCCCCCTTGTCGTTGCTAGAGGAATCCAGTGGGAAATACTTCTCGGCATGCTGTTTTGGAATGACTAAACGATTGAGCTTGCCCACGTCACTCGGAGTTACTACCTTATCGAACATATGTTCCCTCTCAATCAGGTGATGAGCTTCTCCTCCAGCAACCTCATCGCCGTCCCCATAATATCTGGTAGCCGTAGGGGAAGAATCCATCAACAGAAGCTCCGTACTTTCTCggtgctgttgctgctgctgctgctgcgaAGAGGATGTTGAAGATGAGGAGGAAGACTGAGAAAAAGGGCACATACCTTTTGAAGAGCCAGCTGCTTGTTGTTGGATCCCCCTTCTATTAGTAAAGAAATTCATGATCTGCGGCACACACCATCCAGTACTATAGAGCTTGTCCAAGGTATAGATCTAGAGAAGATGTGAAGTTGAAGATGGGAAACTAGCTACAACGAAATGATAAATAAAACAGTAGAGAAAAAGAGTTGTTCTAATAATGACTACTGATATATATGTACAACTTTTCTGACTCCCGGAGTGATAAGAGAGGATGAGTGGTTAAATGGTTCTAGGGTTAAAATTGAAAGAGCTCTATCTCTTTAGCAGGAAAGTTGATGATAAGGTACAGTTTGAGAAATATATATACAgtgaaacaaaagaagaaagaaagaaattaagAGGGATATCCAAGTTAGTCTAGCTCTCCATCAGCCCTAATTACAACATAGAAAGGGAAGCTAAGGTCAGTGCTTTTTTCATAGCCAAGAAAGACTCGTAGATGAAAGAGATTATTATTACTcattagagagagagagagaacgaAGGAGGATAATAATTTTAGGTAGTAGGATTATATGCGGTGATTTTAATTCTTAGCGGCTGCTTCCTGGAATCTTATCAAGTTTGGCAATTTTCATTACAATTATTCCTTCTTTCCTAGTTCGTTCACACTGAAAGAGAGAGAGACGAACCCACAAATTATCTGATTGGTTCCTGCGAGCTCGTCCTCGTCATCAGCCGGGGTGGTAGTCAAAGGGGATCGAGGATTTGAACTTACTTGGTTCAAATTCGTAACATTTAATTTAGTGAgtcaaaaatttattattttaaggGGAGCCATGGAACAGTAAAAATGTCTCCATGTGACTTATAAGTTCGAATCATGGAAACAGCTACTAATATTTATATTAGGTTAGATTGTCTATATCATACCTCTTGGATGTGGTCCTTCCATGAACCATGCGTGAATACAGGTTGCTTCGTGCACtgagttattttttaaaaaatttattatgtCGCACACatttaataatattttgggcAAAAATATAGTATACAATCGAAAGTTACACTGGATA
This DNA window, taken from Nicotiana tabacum cultivar K326 chromosome 15, ASM71507v2, whole genome shotgun sequence, encodes the following:
- the LOC107789006 gene encoding B3 domain-containing transcription factor NGA3, coding for MNFFTNRRGIQQQAAGSSKGMCPFSQSSSSSSTSSSQQQQQQQHRESTELLLMDSSPTATRYYGDGDEVAGGEAHHLIEREHMFDKVVTPSDVGKLNRLVIPKQHAEKYFPLDSSSNDKGGLLLNFEDRNGKPWRFRYSYWNSSQSYVMTKGWSRFVKEKKLDAGDIVSFQRGAGELVKHRLFIDWRRRPDAPDMNPFMVPHHFSNWNHGRLFLQRGPPAPSFTQQHPHSQYSHNLLLEAGSNIAQQQQSHHYPHSYIYGIGNTSPAYYNTCFNNSSISTNATVVNANPCAGGSGNYARSGATASQLISQHELEIMQMQRGCSSVGGSSGGEPMVFNSVPVVQGKVAAKRLRLFGVNMDCPMDHSDMFSSSTIPTTYSNAPHFSSSLSTSSTPFLQLRNFNSPLQVVPSDEESSDKGKASMSLDLDI